Within the Alteromonas sp. M12 genome, the region ATTCAAACCAGTTAGTTGGTTTATTTTGCAAACACCACTCAATCATATCTTCAACCGCTATCGGCCTACAAACATGGTAGCCCTGCACCCAATCACAGCCCCACTTTCTTAATAATTTAAGGGTTTCTTGGTTTTCGACTCCCTCGGCAATAACACCTAAGTTAAAGTTATGCGCCAATTCCAATATCGTTTGTACAATTTGTTGATCACTGCTTTGATCTGCCAAGTTTAAAACAAAGCTCTTATCAATTTTGAGTTCCGAAACCGGCAATTGTTTCAAATAGGCCAGTGAAGAATAACCAGTACCAAAATCGTCGATCGCTAATGAAAACCCGACTTCTCTGAATTTATTTAATTCTATTACTGCTTTTTGTGGATCGGCGACCAAATCACTTTCTGTGATTTCAAATGACAATTGGCTTGCTGCCACTTTATAGTGTTTTAAATGACGCTCGACAGCACCAAGTAAATTTGGATTAAGGATATCTTTAGCAGACAAATTAATGGCAATACAAATATCCAGCCCACTCTCAGACACCCGCTTTGCATCCATTATCGCCGTGCGAATCACGTAGTCGGTTACCTGTCCAATAAGGCCTGCTTGTTCTGCAATACCAATGAATTCATCGGGCGGCACAAATCCTAACGACTTGCTGTTCCAGCGAATCAATGCTTCGGCGTGGGTTACCTGACCTGTTTTTAAGTCTAATTTTGGTTGGTAAACCATGTTTAACTCAGATTTAGCCGACACCAGTGCATATTTTAGTTCTGATATTATGGCTAATCGTCGGGTATAACGTTTTTCAAAATCGTCTTGGTACTTAACGAGTAAGCTAGGAGATATACGCGCTTCATCCAATGAAATATTTAATCGTTTAAACACACTTTCGGTATCGTCACAGTTTTCGGGACAACACAACATGCCCATTGCCAATTTAATATTCATCACAACTTCATCAATTATGATCGGCAATTCGATTTCTTTTTGGATATCTTTTAGTTTTTCCAGTGACAAAGGAGTTTCAGGGATCCACAAAAACTCCCCACCATTTAATCTCGCACTTTCGCCACCGAGTTGTTTAAAACGACTGGCAATGGTCTGTAGACAGTCGTCGCCACTTTGATAACCGAAAATATCGTTAACACCTCTAAAACCTATAATGTTGGCTCCAATAACTTGAAACTGTTGATTGGTCGCAAA harbors:
- a CDS encoding EAL domain-containing protein, producing the protein MSVKSLKQHIFRLSSGLVLLCAIAILTNVWISTIDQAKLQLANNLKVAESVFTQVLDAREDLLISSAEVLTSDYGFKTAIGSQDSPTIDSVLSNHTKRISADLMALISLDGTVTNSTSGRLIVGNEFPFPQFIEQAVYEGGASEILLINDKLYQAILLRVRVPGAPAVALVGFEIDRSVLDLMKSITQLDATIKVYRDQQQVFVTSTLAKEAVDASVMFENQDISWFKLSFMPEHQIISKSFLLKERENGQIWAMMSEDSERLFGEFNQLQIKVSVIALLSVLLALILGALVARKLSKPLGQLSFVAHKIAAGNYEQPIDIKANTVEIDELASSFQTMQANIHERQKQISYQASHDLLTDLQNRYQIRDVIAKKFATNQQFQVIGANIIGFRGVNDIFGYQSGDDCLQTIASRFKQLGGESARLNGGEFLWIPETPLSLEKLKDIQKEIELPIIIDEVVMNIKLAMGMLCCPENCDDTESVFKRLNISLDEARISPSLLVKYQDDFEKRYTRRLAIISELKYALVSAKSELNMVYQPKLDLKTGQVTHAEALIRWNSKSLGFVPPDEFIGIAEQAGLIGQVTDYVIRTAIMDAKRVSESGLDICIAINLSAKDILNPNLLGAVERHLKHYKVAASQLSFEITESDLVADPQKAVIELNKFREVGFSLAIDDFGTGYSSLAYLKQLPVSELKIDKSFVLNLADQSSDQQIVQTILELAHNFNLGVIAEGVENQETLKLLRKWGCDWVQGYHVCRPIAVEDMIEWCLQNKPTNWFE